A region from the Triticum urartu cultivar G1812 chromosome 1, Tu2.1, whole genome shotgun sequence genome encodes:
- the LOC125547615 gene encoding CBL-interacting protein kinase 17-like, whose product MVATGDAEEAAAGCRARAALLGAYELGRTLGEGSFGKVKHARHRATGDHFAVKILDRGRVLSLRGADDQVRREIATLTMLAHPNVVRLHEVAASKTKIYMVLEFVNGGELFDRIAMKGKLSEREGRRLFQQLIDGVSYCHGKGVYHRDLKPENVLIDRKGNIKISDFGLCALPQHLGKDGLLHTTCGSPNYIAPEVLQNRGYDGSLSDIWSCGVILYIMLIGQLPFDDRNMVVLYQKIFKGDTKIPEWLSPGAQNLLKRILEPNPMKRINMAEIKLHEWFQKDYTPVGPYDDDDEDVRLGAILPVKQQISEAPGDKSTHQMNAFQLIGMASSLDLSGFFEEEGVSQRKIRFTSTLTPKDLFDKIDVSATQSGFHVQRAHSKLKITGNCNGPNNPSPFLVCAEVFVLGPSLHVVELRKSQGDTAVYKKLCDRISSDLGIDNIFGMGSLFDENLPNFDSRAATPLVAL is encoded by the exons ATGGTGGCGACGGGGGACGcggaagaggcggcggcggggtgccGCGCGCGGGCGGCGCTGCTGGGCGCCTACGAGCTCGGCCGCACGCTCGGGGAAGGCAGCTTCGGCAAGGTGAAGCACGCGCGGCACCGCGCCACGGGGGACCACTTCGCGGTGAAGATCCTGGACCGCGGCAGGGTGCTCTCCCTCCGCGGCGCCGACGACCAGGTCCGCAGGGAGATCGCCACGCTCACCATGCTCGCGCACCCAAACGTCGTCCGCCTCCACGAG GTTGCTGCTAGCAAAACAAAGATCTACATGGTGCTTGAGTTTGTCAATGGAGGAGAGCTGTTTGACAGGATT gcaatgaaggGAAAACTATCCGAACGAGAAGGAAGAAGACTTTTTCAGCAGCTAATTGATGGCGTGAGCTATTGCCATGGAAAGGGTGTCTACCACAGAGACCTTAAG CCTGAAAACGTTCTGATTGACCGAAAAGGCAACATCAAGATCTCTGATTTTGGTCTATGTGCTTTACCTCAACATCTCGGG AAGGATGGATTGCTGCATACAACTTGTGGTAGCCCCAACTATATTGCACCTGAG GTTCTGCAGAACAGAGGTTACGACGGATCACTGTCGGATATCTGGTCTTGTGGAGTAATTCTTTACATAATGCTCATAGGCCAGCTTCCGTTTGATGACCGAAATATGGTTGTTCTTTATCAGAAG ATTTTCAAGGGTGACACTAAGATCCCGGAGTGGCTTTCGCCTGGTGCACAAAACCTTCTTAAGAGGATTCTTGAACCAAATCCGATGAAGAGGATCAATATGGCAGAGATCAAACTACACGAATGGTTTCAGAAAGACTATACTCCTGTTGGTCCatatgatgacgatgatgaagatgtaCGGCTTGGTGCAATTCTGCCTGTCAAACAG CAAATTAGTGAAGCACCCGGAGACAAGAGTACTCATCAGATGAATGCTTTTCAGCTGATCGGAATGGCATCTTCCCTCGATCTTTCAGGGTTTTTTGAGGAAGAG GGAGTGTCCCAGAGAAAGATCAGGTTCACATCAACACTTACACCAAAGGATTTGTTCGACAAGATTGATGTCTCGGCGACGCAGTCGGGGTTTCATGTTCAGAGAGCGCATAGCAAG CTAAAAATAACAGGCAATTGTAATGGACCGAACAACCCTTCGCCATTCTTAGTCTGTGCCGAG GTGTTTGTGCTTGGCCCCTCTCTGCATGTTGTGGAGCTTAGGAAGTCCCAGGGTGACACTGCAGTGTACAAAAAG CTCTGCGATAGGATCTCGAGTGATCTGGGGATTGACAATATTTTCGGGATGGGGTCGCTCTTCGACGAAAACCTCCCTAACTTCGACAGCAGAGCCGCGACACCACTGGTTGCCTTGTGA